A portion of the Thermocladium sp. ECH_B genome contains these proteins:
- a CDS encoding mandelate racemase: MTETISNIDTFIIGEKNPTAATWAGVSIIVKVTTSSGAVGWGEAVPTLRVGPVVEAIKEAARVYIGRDPHNVEANLREWYKHDFYMARSFESTTAASAIDIASWDIIGRELGAPLHELLGGRSRDRVRAYANGWYDDAVTPADFAEKARKVVSMGYTGLKFDPFGKYFDWIDQRGLEEARARVKAVRDVVGDGVDIMIEHHGRFNPNSAISIAETLSNFNXLFMEEPVHPEDLDGLAKYRSATRVKVALGERLISLKDALTYLEAGLLDFIQPDITNIGGVTGARKVVALAEAYGVEVAFHNAFGPIQNAVTIQLDAAIPNFLIQESFYDFWPQWKRDLVNNETPVINGHYEVPSRPGIGVTVNEKLLENLKASGPEYFNPEEPVWVVKGTWK; encoded by the coding sequence ATGACGGAGACTATATCCAATATAGATACATTCATTATAGGCGAAAAAAATCCAACGGCCGCAACTTGGGCCGGCGTATCCATTATAGTTAAGGTGACTACGTCAAGCGGCGCGGTTGGTTGGGGCGAGGCTGTACCAACGCTTAGGGTGGGGCCTGTGGTCGAGGCCATTAAGGAAGCGGCGAGGGTCTATATTGGGCGTGATCCTCATAATGTAGAGGCCAACCTAAGGGAGTGGTATAAGCATGATTTCTACATGGCTAGGTCATTTGAGTCAACCACAGCCGCTAGCGCGATAGATATTGCTTCATGGGATATAATAGGTCGAGAATTGGGTGCGCCACTTCATGAATTATTGGGTGGACGCAGTAGAGATAGAGTTAGGGCATACGCCAATGGGTGGTATGATGATGCAGTGACGCCGGCTGACTTCGCTGAGAAAGCTAGGAAAGTGGTTTCAATGGGCTATACTGGGCTTAAGTTTGATCCCTTTGGTAAATACTTCGACTGGATAGATCAACGGGGATTAGAAGAGGCCAGGGCAAGGGTTAAGGCTGTTAGGGATGTCGTGGGCGATGGGGTTGACATAATGATAGAGCATCATGGCAGGTTTAATCCTAATTCAGCAATATCGATAGCAGAGACCCTGAGCAACTTTAATNCGTTATTCATGGAGGAACCAGTTCATCCAGAGGACTTGGATGGATTGGCGAAATATAGGTCAGCAACTAGGGTTAAGGTGGCCCTAGGAGAGAGACTCATTAGCCTAAAGGATGCATTAACTTATTTAGAGGCCGGATTACTAGATTTCATTCAACCCGATATAACCAATATAGGGGGTGTAACGGGGGCTCGAAAGGTAGTTGCATTAGCTGAGGCATATGGAGTTGAGGTCGCATTCCACAACGCCTTTGGCCCCATCCAGAACGCCGTAACCATACAACTAGATGCAGCCATACCCAACTTCTTAATACAGGAATCATTCTATGACTTCTGGCCTCAATGGAAGCGAGACCTCGTAAATAATGAAACTCCAGTCATAAATGGCCACTATGAAGTGCCATCAAGGCCAGGCATTGGAGTCACCGTTAATGAGAAATTACTGGAAAATCTAAAGGCATCCGGCCCCGAATACTTTAACCCGGAAGAACCCGTATGGGTAGTTAAAGGAACATGGAAATAA